The Humulus lupulus chromosome 4, drHumLupu1.1, whole genome shotgun sequence genome has a window encoding:
- the LOC133831817 gene encoding uncharacterized protein LOC133831817 — protein MPPLRQTPSSSPLRLTPSLPSFSFFSPFSLSLSLPWPSSSNGVVGSPIPPPVGPHLALRSCFPAWKPLPSPLSPTQLTPIASSLAVVPHPLFRTATIGSLNVTSLALTLSTHSSNPFALRPTHTPTTASFNSSRLPNSAALTFSGDPLKNRARARGLSVVTRAGPSTGSFVLAFFLPLSLILVTVFASIRISDKLDRDYLEEFSFTFCEF, from the exons ATGCCCCCACTCCGGCAAACCCCATCTTCCTCTCCTCTTCGTCTCACTCCTTCACTTCCAAGCTTCTCCTTCTTCTCACCCTTCTCCCTCTCACTCTCGCTGCCTTGGCCTTCGTCCTCCAATGGCGTGGTGGGGTCACCGATCCCACCACCCGTTGGGCCCCACCTGGCTCTGAGAAGCTGTTTCCCGGCATGGAAGCCTCTCCCATCTCCGCTGTCTCCCACTCAGCTCACTCCGATTGCCTCAAGCTTGGCCGTAGTTCCTCACCCTCTTTTCCGTACAGCCACGATTGGAAGTTTGAATGTAACCTCACTCGCTCTCACTCTCTCCACGCACAGCTCCAACCCCTTTGCTCTCCGACCCACTCACACTCCCACAACCGCTTCATTCAACTCTTCTCGCTTGCCCAATTCGGCGGCGCTTACATTCTCCGGTGACCCATTGAAAAACAGAGCTAGAGCTAGAGGCCTGAGTGTGGTCACGCGTGCAGGTCCCAGCACCGGAAGCTTTGTACTTGCCTTCTTTTTGCCCTTATCTCTCATTCTCGTCACTGTCTTTGCCTCAATCAGAATCTCCGATAAGCTCGATAGAGACTATCTCGAAGAG TTCTCCTTTACCTTCTGTGAATTCTAG
- the LOC133829821 gene encoding uncharacterized protein LOC133829821 translates to MGKWNNRLPGRVFRQQNPWRPPHVAYDTEPVPDNVPAWEKRFCHKIGSVPWRKIVNTKEFMSYYSNVVNWDDSAVEEAFHNAKKRFWAHINGFSCDIPLPDPDSFIDEIDWNPVIDSELMNELDRAYFAPDDERQGNENLCKKDKNSRSSTSAPDGNVNPWECYNAETSGITVSKEDGWNKWNNNASVPMNIDSNENSWQSNITQGERDTKDNVWGGQAKKSCEQDLMGSQSWDKSHSTKTNWDGNENPWDPGNLVSANSRKDEGWGSWNKAWGLNKHESNKIENVDDPWVCSSSQHQWQDIGREARGRKHWNPYSTQNRGFGIRRNGGNREVWNEDSQNRGGSYHNTSGYINSRFRGDETQTSWRGNNKRRVDFTCSP, encoded by the exons ATGGGAAAATGGAACAATCGTCTGCCTGGTAGAGTCTTCCGTCAACAAAATCCATGGAGGCCACCGCATGTCGCATACGATACAGAACCTGTCCCTG ATAATGTGCCTGCATGGGAAAAGAGATTCTGCCATAAGATTGGATCAGTACCATGGCGAAAGATAGTAAACACCAAGGAATTCATGTCCTACTATAGTAATGTTGTCAATTGGGATGATTCTGCTGTGGAAGAGGCATTTCACAATGCAAAGAAACGATTTTGGGCACATATTAATGGCTTTAGTTGTGATATACCACTGCCTGACCCAGATAGTTTCATTGACGAAATAGATTGGAACCCTGTTATTGATTCTGAACTGATGAACGAATTGGATCGAGCGTATTTTGCTCCTGATGACGAGAGACAAGGGAATGAAAATCTGTGTAAGAAAGACAAGAATAGTAGAAGCTCAACTTCTGCTCCTGATGGGAATGTAAATCCTTGGGAATGTTACAATGCCGAGACTAGTGGAATAACGGTCAGCAAAGAAGATGGCTGGAACAAGTGGAATAATAATGCAAGTGTCCCAATGAATATAGACAGTAATGAAAATTCTTGGCAATCCAACATTACTCAGGGCGAGAGAGATACAAAGGACAATGTGTGGGGAGGTCAAGCGAAGAAATCATGCGAACAGGACTTGATGGGAAGCCAGAGTTGGGATAAAAGTCATTCTACTAAAACGAATTGGGACGGCAATGAAAATCCCTGGGACCCTGGCAATCTTGTGTCTGCAAATTCCAGGAAGGATGAGGGATGGGGTTCTTGGAACAAGGCTTGGGGCTTGAATAAACACGAGTCAAATAAGATAGAAAATGTTGATGATCCTTGGGTTTGTAGTTCTAGCCAACATCAATGGCAAGACATTGGGCGAGAAGCCAGGGGCAGGAAACATTGGAACCCTTATAGTACCCAGAACAGAGGTTTTGGAATTAGAAGAAATGGCGGTAACCGAGAAGTGTGGAATGAGGATTCCCAGAATAGGGGTGGTTCTTATCACAATACATCTGGCTACATAAACTCAAGGTTTAGAGGAGATGAAACTCAAACAAGTTGGAGGGGAAACAATAAAAGAAGGGTCGATTTCACATGTAGTCCATGA
- the LOC133829822 gene encoding uncharacterized protein LOC133829822, which translates to MAGILLISNPTSLVLTLSTHSSNPSALRPTHTPTTASFNSSRLPNSPALTFSGDPLKTRARARGTSVVTRAGPSTGSFVLAFFLPLSLILVTVFASIRISDKLDRDYLEEVALNEAIRQSEEDEGEDDIELPSDNNVTPPRTRNRPIREV; encoded by the exons ATGGCGGGGATTCTCCTAATCTCCAACCCAACCTCACTCGTTCTCACTCTCTCCACGCACAGCTCCAACCCCTCTGCTCTCCGACCCACTCACACTCCCACAACCGCTTCATTCAACTCTTCTCGCTTGCCCAATTCGCCGGCGCTTACATTCTCCGGTGACCCATTGAAAACCAGAGCTAGAGCTAGAGGCACGAGTGTGGTCACGCGTGCAGGTCCCAGCACCGGAAGCTTTGTTCTTGCCTTCTTTTTGCCCTTATCTCTCATTCTCGTCACTGTCTTTGCCTCAATCAGAATCTCCGATAAGCTCGATAGAGACTATCTCGAAGAG GTTGCGCTTAATGAAGCTATCAGACAATCAGAGGAGGATGAAGGTGAAGATGATATTGAGTTGCCTTCGGATAATAATGTGACTCCTCCACGTACTCGTAATCGACCCATAAGGGAAGTTTAG
- the LOC133829820 gene encoding pentatricopeptide repeat-containing protein At4g20740 has protein sequence MPPGKPPPANPQKFNFFYGHRKPSQNRPIVRGGLFSNRQTIRPPKHEPKHQPQPSDLSKWDPDHFPSQPSKPTAAATPTLSFLSPIARFIVDAFRKNQSQWGPPVVSELRKLRRVTPELVAEVLKVQTEPALASKFFHWAGKQKGYKHNYGSYNAFAYCLNRTNRYRSADQVPELMESQGRPPSEKQFEILIRMHSDANRGLRVYYVYEKMKKFGVKPRVFLYNRIMDALVKTGYLDLALSVYEDFKDDGLVEESVTFMILIKGLCKSGRIEEMLEVLEKMRANLCTPDVFAYTAMVRVLASEGNLEGSLQVWKEMKRDRVEPDVIAYTTMINGLCKRGRVEKGYELFKEMKERGILIDRAIYGTLVQAFVGDGKVGQACDLFKDLLDSGYRADLGIYNSLIQGLCNVKRVDKAHKLFRMTVQEDLGPNFETVNPILVSYAEMRKMDEFSELLEQMQKLGSSVMDDLAKFFYFMVGKEDGVTMAMEVFEDLKVRGYYTVAIYNILMEAFHRIGMETKALSLLDEMKDMNVQPDSSTYSIAIECLAEEENVKEACACYNKIIEMSCVPSVSAYQSLARELCKTGEIDAAMMLVRDCLASVRSGPMEFKYALTVLHACKSRNAADVLAVISEMMQEGCPPDDVVCSAAISGMCKHDTIEEARKVFSNLRERKILSEARTIVYDEILIEHMKKKAADLVVSGLKFFGLESKLKRKGSTLLSN, from the coding sequence ATGCCGCCGGGAAAACCGCCGCCGGCAAATCCCCAGAAGTTCAACTTCTTCTATGGTCACCGCAAGCCTTCCCAGAACCGCCCCATCGTCCGTGGTGGCCTCTTCTCCAACCGTCAGACCATCAGACCTCCAAAACATGAACCGAAACACCAACCTCAGCCGTCCGATCTATCTAAATGGGACCCAGATCACTTTCCATCACAACCGTCCAAACCCACCGCCGCCGCAACCCCAACACTCTCCTTTCTCTCCCCCATTGCCCGCTTCATCGTCGACGCCTTCCGTAAGAACCAATCCCAGTGGGGACCGCCTGTCGTTTCTGAGCTTCGGAAGCTCCGAAGGGTCACCCCCGAACTAGTGGCTGAGGTCCTCAAGGTACAGACCGAACCCGCTTTAGCTTCGAAGTTCTTCCACTGGGCAGGTAAGCAAAAAGGTTACAAACATAACTATGGTTCTTATAACGCTTTTGCTTATTGCCTGAACCGTACCAACCGGTACCGGTCGGCCGACCAGGTACCTGAGTTGATGGAATCTCAGGGTCGGCCTCCTAGTGAGAAACAGTTTGAGATTCTTATTAGAATGCACTCTGATGCCAATAGGGGTCTCAGAGTTTATTATGTGTATGAGAAGATGAAGAAGTTTGGTGTTAAACCAAGAGTTTTTTTGTATAATAGGATTATGGATGCTTTAGTGAAAACAGGTTATTTAGATTTGGCTTTGTCTGTTTATGAGGACTTTAAGGATGATGGTTTGGTGGAGGAGAGTGTTACTTTCATGATCTTGATTAAGGGTCTTTGCAAGTCTGGTCGAATTGAGGAAATGCTGGAGGTTTTGGAGAAGATGAGGGCAAATCTGTGCACGCCGGATGTGTTTGCTTACACTGCCATGGTGCGGGTATTGGCTTCGGAGGGGAACTTAGAGGGCTCCTTGCAGGTTTGGAAGGAAATGAAGAGAGACAGAGTTGAACCTGATGTTATAGCTTATACAACTATGATCAATGGTTTGTGTAAACGAGGGAGGGTTGAGAAAGGTTATGAATTGTTTAAGGAGATGAAGGAGAGGGGAATTTTGATCGATAGAGCTATTTATGGGACATTGGTTCAGGCTTTTGTAGGAGATGGGAAAGTTGGGCAGGCTTGTGATTTGTTTAAGGATTTATTGGATTCAGGGTATAGAGCAGACTTGGGTATTTATAACTCTCTCATTCAAGGATTGTGTAATGTGAAGCGGGTTGACAAGGCGCACAAGCTCTTTCGGATGACAGTTCAAGAGGATCTAGGGCCAAACTTTGAGACTGTTAACCCCATTTTGGTGTCTTATGCAGAGATGAGAAAAATGGATGAGTTTAGTGAGTTGCTTGAGCAGATGCAGAAATTGGGATCTTCTGTCATGGATGATCTTGCCAAATTCTTTTACTTTATGGTGGGGAAGGAGGACGGAGTAACGATGGCAATGGAAGTGTTTGAGGACTTGAAAGTCAGGGGTTATTATACAGTTGCAATATACAACATTCTGATGGAGGCTTTCCACAGAATTGGGATGGAAACAAAAGCACTGTCACTTCTAGATGAAATGAAAGATATGAATGTTCAGCCAGACTCATCAACTTATAGTATTGCAATTGAGTGTCTTGCTGAAGAGGAGAATGTTAAAGAGGCGTGTGCATGTTACAATAAGATAATTGAGATGTCTTGTGTTCCTTCTGTTTCTGCCTATCAGTCACTTGCTAGAGAACTATGCAAGACCGGTGAGATTGATGCAGCTATGATGCTTGTTCGCGACTGCTTGGCTAGTGTAAGAAGTGGGCCTATGGAGTTCAAGTACGCGCTTACCGTTCTCCATGCTTGCAAATCTAGAAACGCTGCAGATGTTCTTGCTGTAATAAGTGAGATGATGCAAGAAGGGTGTCCCCCAGATGATGTTGTATGCTCTGCTGCTATCTCTGGCATGTGTAAGCATGACACCATAGAGGAGGCAAGGAAGGTGTTTTCAAACTTGAGAGAGCGCAAAATTTTAAGCGAAGCCAGGACAATCGTGTATGATGAAATACTAATTGAACATATGAAGAAAAAGGCAGCAGACTTGGTTGTATCAGGATTGAAGTTTTTCGGTTTAGAATCTAAGCTGAAACGAAAGGGTTCTACGCTGCTGTCGAATTGA